Proteins encoded in a region of the Elizabethkingia bruuniana genome:
- the ligA gene encoding NAD-dependent DNA ligase LigA, protein MSENIQQKIEELREELHQHNYNYYILDEPSISDFEFDAKLKELQDLEAQYPEFNDPNSPTLRVGGGVTKNFPTVQHQFRMYSLDNSYDFNDLEDWEKRIIKTIDEPVEFVAELKYDGASISILYENGKLIQAVTRGDGFQGDEITSNVRTISDVPLKLKGEFPEHFYMRGEIYLTRKNFDKLNALREEEGLDPFMNPRNTASGSLKMQDSGEVRKRGLSAVLYQYIAENFPAETHWDLLANAKQWGFRVSEDQAKLCRTLDDVKNFINYWDQERHNLPFEIDGIVIKVNSLKHQRELGYTAKSPRWAMAYKFKAEKVETELLSVSYQVGRTGAITPVANLRPVLLAGTTVKRASLHNEDIIKKLDLHENDFVYVEKGGEIIPKIVGVNTEKRTSESKEIEYIKHCPECGTELVKIEDQAIHFCPNELHCPPQVVGRMIHYVSRKALNIENLGGETIEQLYREKLIENPADLYTLTKEQLLPLDRMAEKSAQNILDGVEKSKEIPFEKVLYGIGIKHVGETVAKKLVKNFPTIEELKNATEEELCQVEDIGAKIAVSITEFFANQENLLMIERLKNYGVQLEKGENTNDVISNVLDGKTFLFTGKLSLFTREQAEEMVEKHGGKNISAVSKNLNYLIVGEKAGSKLKKAQDIGTITILDEQQFLDLVNS, encoded by the coding sequence ATGTCCGAAAACATTCAACAAAAGATAGAAGAGCTAAGAGAGGAGCTTCATCAGCATAATTACAATTACTATATTCTGGATGAACCTTCTATCTCGGATTTTGAATTCGACGCAAAACTGAAGGAACTTCAGGATCTGGAAGCTCAGTATCCTGAATTCAATGATCCTAACTCACCTACTTTACGAGTTGGCGGCGGGGTTACCAAAAACTTTCCCACTGTACAACACCAGTTCAGAATGTACTCACTGGATAATTCCTATGACTTCAATGATCTGGAAGATTGGGAGAAACGGATAATAAAAACCATTGATGAGCCTGTAGAGTTTGTTGCAGAACTAAAATATGATGGTGCTTCTATTTCCATTCTTTATGAAAATGGAAAACTTATTCAGGCAGTAACCCGTGGAGACGGATTCCAAGGAGATGAAATTACAAGTAATGTAAGAACTATTTCCGATGTTCCGTTAAAGTTAAAAGGTGAATTCCCTGAACATTTCTATATGCGTGGAGAAATTTATCTTACCCGAAAAAACTTCGACAAACTCAATGCACTGCGTGAGGAAGAGGGGCTTGACCCTTTTATGAATCCACGAAATACAGCCAGCGGAAGCCTTAAAATGCAGGATTCCGGTGAGGTAAGAAAACGTGGACTTTCTGCAGTATTATATCAATATATCGCTGAAAATTTCCCTGCAGAAACCCACTGGGATTTATTGGCAAATGCAAAGCAATGGGGCTTCCGGGTTTCCGAAGATCAGGCTAAATTATGCAGAACCTTGGATGATGTAAAAAATTTCATCAATTACTGGGATCAGGAAAGACATAACCTGCCTTTTGAAATTGATGGTATTGTAATAAAGGTAAACTCCCTAAAACATCAGCGTGAACTTGGTTATACTGCCAAATCACCACGTTGGGCTATGGCCTATAAGTTTAAGGCAGAGAAAGTCGAAACTGAGCTTCTGAGCGTTTCTTATCAGGTTGGAAGAACTGGCGCTATTACCCCTGTAGCCAATCTTCGTCCGGTTCTATTAGCCGGAACAACTGTAAAACGTGCATCACTACATAATGAGGATATTATCAAAAAATTAGATCTTCATGAAAACGACTTCGTTTATGTAGAAAAAGGTGGTGAAATCATTCCTAAAATTGTAGGTGTCAATACTGAAAAAAGAACATCTGAAAGTAAAGAAATAGAATACATAAAGCACTGTCCGGAATGTGGGACTGAGCTTGTAAAAATAGAAGATCAGGCAATACATTTTTGTCCTAACGAACTGCATTGCCCGCCACAGGTAGTTGGCAGAATGATCCACTATGTTTCCCGTAAAGCTCTGAATATAGAAAATCTGGGTGGTGAAACTATCGAACAGCTTTACCGTGAAAAGTTAATTGAAAATCCGGCTGATCTTTATACACTAACCAAGGAACAATTACTTCCATTAGATCGTATGGCTGAGAAATCTGCACAAAACATTCTGGATGGTGTGGAAAAATCAAAAGAAATACCTTTTGAAAAAGTATTGTACGGAATAGGTATCAAGCATGTGGGGGAAACAGTTGCTAAAAAGCTGGTGAAAAACTTCCCAACAATAGAGGAATTAAAAAATGCGACAGAAGAAGAGCTTTGCCAGGTAGAAGATATCGGTGCAAAAATAGCTGTAAGTATCACTGAATTCTTTGCGAATCAGGAAAACCTTTTGATGATAGAACGTCTGAAAAACTATGGTGTACAATTGGAAAAAGGGGAAAATACCAATGACGTAATCAGCAATGTTCTGGACGGAAAAACGTTTCTTTTTACCGGAAAATTATCTCTTTTCACCAGAGAGCAGGCTGAAGAAATGGTAGAAAAACATGGTGGTAAAAATATTTCTGCTGTGTCTAAAAACCTAAACTATCTGATTGTTGGAGAAAAGGCCGGAAGCAAGCTGAAAAAAGCTCAGGATATCGGAACTATTACGATTCTGGATGAACAACAGTTTTTAGATCTTGTTAATAGCTAA
- a CDS encoding Fur family transcriptional regulator, with product MRMLVLDAFLEAPQALSLSDLEEKLVQSDRSTLYRTLKTFEKKGLIHGIQEHNTTQYLLCSDDCNEEIHHDYHLHFYCTECKQTTCLEEVSFNNVPFPDDYLVKELKFLATGICKECRETIQ from the coding sequence ATGCGGATGCTGGTTCTGGATGCTTTTCTAGAGGCTCCACAAGCTCTTTCGCTGTCCGATTTGGAGGAAAAACTAGTACAGTCTGATCGTAGTACTTTATACCGCACCCTGAAAACTTTTGAAAAGAAAGGTCTTATTCATGGTATTCAGGAGCATAATACGACACAATATCTCTTATGTAGTGATGACTGTAATGAAGAAATCCACCATGACTATCACCTGCATTTTTACTGTACAGAGTGCAAACAAACGACTTGTCTGGAAGAAGTAAGCTTTAACAATGTTCCTTTTCCGGATGACTATCTGGTAAAAGAGTTAAAGTTTCTGGCCACAGGTATTTGTAAAGAATGTCGTGAAACTATTCAATAA
- a CDS encoding DUF6265 family protein, giving the protein MKTKSVKIFLSAIIVVSIVSSWAHYSVKPIDNAMWLIGTWENKTSRGSVYESWKKINENELAGKSYAVKGADTIIFEMVQLKQEGENLYYIPTVRNQNNGEPVSFKAYTITDHKMVFGNPEHDFPQSVSYTKVNADSLVAEISGVKNGNVRHQTFPMRRLK; this is encoded by the coding sequence ATGAAAACGAAGTCTGTAAAAATATTTTTGTCTGCAATTATTGTAGTATCTATTGTGAGCAGCTGGGCTCATTACTCTGTGAAGCCAATTGATAATGCTATGTGGCTTATTGGTACCTGGGAGAATAAAACCTCTCGTGGAAGTGTTTATGAATCCTGGAAGAAAATAAACGAAAATGAGTTGGCGGGAAAGAGCTATGCTGTTAAAGGCGCAGATACTATTATATTCGAAATGGTACAGTTAAAGCAAGAAGGGGAAAATTTATATTACATTCCTACAGTAAGAAATCAGAATAATGGTGAACCGGTTAGTTTTAAAGCTTATACCATTACAGACCATAAAATGGTTTTTGGAAATCCAGAACATGATTTTCCACAATCTGTTTCTTATACAAAAGTAAATGCTGATTCACTGGTTGCAGAAATTTCAGGCGTTAAAAACGGAAATGTACGTCACCAGACTTTTCCTATGAGAAGATTAAAATAA
- a CDS encoding CPBP family intramembrane glutamic endopeptidase — protein MSLFTPFIWILILLPVIISAFIKSKNRNTKYLLYFLLYFFADSYLQILGRQYINLEFIGLKFAWITKLISLSIALAFILSVSKSEQEAIGFTTKTNSKKQLRYGILVFLGFTLFDIIFKLILFPKGASFDAETFIFQATMPGLSEEILFRGIFLWILEKAFPPQWNFKGIKFGWGFIIITILFAVMHGVVLTDTHQLKTDIITIVYLALISSLSVGILRKFSGNLIFPVLGHNLINTINVIIRIL, from the coding sequence ATGTCATTATTTACACCTTTTATCTGGATCTTAATTCTTCTTCCGGTTATCATTTCAGCTTTTATAAAATCTAAAAACAGAAATACTAAATACCTACTCTACTTTCTGCTTTACTTCTTTGCAGATTCATATCTTCAGATATTAGGAAGGCAGTATATCAATTTGGAATTCATAGGATTAAAGTTTGCATGGATTACTAAACTTATAAGCCTCTCCATTGCCCTAGCTTTTATATTGTCGGTGTCCAAAAGTGAGCAGGAAGCAATTGGATTCACGACCAAAACCAACAGTAAAAAACAATTGCGATATGGTATTCTGGTATTTTTAGGCTTTACTCTTTTCGATATTATATTCAAATTGATCTTATTCCCTAAAGGAGCTTCTTTTGATGCTGAAACTTTTATCTTTCAGGCGACCATGCCTGGTCTGAGTGAAGAAATATTATTCAGAGGGATATTCTTATGGATTTTGGAAAAAGCTTTTCCTCCTCAATGGAATTTCAAAGGTATTAAGTTTGGCTGGGGCTTTATTATTATAACTATTTTATTTGCAGTGATGCATGGTGTTGTACTAACTGATACACATCAACTGAAAACAGATATTATCACGATTGTTTACCTTGCTTTAATCTCCTCTCTTAGCGTTGGCATTTTGCGAAAGTTCTCCGGCAATCTTATTTTTCCTGTATTGGGTCATAATTTGATCAACACCATCAATGTCATTATAAGAATTCTATAA
- a CDS encoding sensor histidine kinase, with product MSNNYFSDKIATFDFDQFYTKKRRILFHSIMWLLFATFLLLSYILAYDIPPLHSLILTLRMTICNMAVFYTFFYILLPRIFEGGKIKATVLLLLSIPFCIYLWMAITYFTTLVYNNFGFDIPTGELKGVISKAAEQSFAQALSFRRVLSQIIIVISLLSPFFFVKILFEIFRMYNRTLKLQQQKMEVEIQNINMEKNFLKAQLNPHFLFNTLNNLYSLAIKKDNQTPEVILNLSEMMSYTLYESNTEKVSLDKELDFIKNYFELEKMRYPTDKNIQINISNEGCTSDLYIAPLLTFSCIENAFKYGLKSTEEQFILLDIKTENNTFYFQLENDVERINQDQSVGGIGLENMRKRLVLLYPEQHELQIENTGNRFKVTLKIVLEN from the coding sequence GTGTCTAATAATTACTTTTCGGATAAAATTGCCACATTCGACTTTGACCAGTTTTATACTAAAAAAAGAAGAATTTTATTCCATAGTATTATGTGGTTGCTTTTTGCCACATTTTTACTGCTTAGCTATATTCTGGCTTATGATATTCCACCACTTCATAGCCTGATTCTAACCCTGCGTATGACGATTTGCAATATGGCAGTTTTTTATACTTTTTTCTATATTCTTTTACCCAGAATCTTTGAAGGCGGAAAAATAAAGGCCACTGTATTATTACTTCTTAGTATTCCTTTCTGTATATACTTGTGGATGGCTATCACCTACTTTACTACATTGGTCTACAATAATTTTGGATTCGATATACCTACAGGTGAACTAAAAGGTGTTATTTCTAAAGCGGCTGAACAAAGTTTTGCACAAGCCCTATCTTTCAGAAGAGTTTTATCTCAGATTATTATTGTCATCTCACTCTTATCGCCCTTCTTTTTTGTCAAAATTCTTTTCGAAATTTTCAGAATGTACAACAGAACATTAAAGCTACAACAACAGAAAATGGAAGTGGAAATTCAGAATATTAATATGGAAAAGAATTTCCTGAAAGCTCAGCTCAATCCACATTTTCTTTTTAATACTCTAAATAATCTATACAGTCTGGCTATAAAAAAAGACAATCAGACTCCGGAAGTTATTCTTAATCTTTCTGAGATGATGAGCTACACTTTATATGAATCAAATACTGAAAAAGTTTCTCTGGATAAAGAACTAGACTTTATCAAAAATTATTTTGAGTTAGAAAAAATGCGCTATCCTACGGATAAAAATATTCAGATAAATATTTCTAATGAAGGCTGTACTTCAGATTTATATATAGCACCTTTGCTCACGTTCAGCTGTATAGAAAATGCCTTTAAATACGGGCTAAAAAGTACAGAAGAACAATTTATTCTTTTAGATATAAAGACTGAAAACAACACATTTTATTTCCAATTGGAAAACGATGTAGAAAGAATAAACCAGGATCAATCTGTTGGCGGAATCGGGCTGGAAAATATGCGAAAACGTTTAGTGTTATTGTATCCTGAACAGCATGAATTACAAATAGAAAATACCGGGAACAGATTTAAAGTAACTTTAAAAATAGTTTTAGAAAACTGA
- a CDS encoding LytR/AlgR family response regulator transcription factor encodes MEKLHCIIIDDEPLGRDVIETFVQEVPFLSLTKSFGDPTEALIYLQNNTVDIIFSDVQMPKINGMELVKSLSNPPIIIFITAHRDFALDGFDNGATDYLVKPVRFDRFLKAINRAKDYIALKQIPSIQQVNPDRIFIKSEGKLIKILLSEILYVEAQGDYLKIVIDSATYTTQATLKSMEEILTLPGFFRVQRSFILNTEAIRSVNANMVELINGKTISIALNKKDELFSLLGIK; translated from the coding sequence ATGGAAAAATTACATTGCATAATTATAGATGATGAACCACTTGGTAGAGATGTTATAGAGACTTTTGTACAAGAAGTTCCATTTCTTAGTTTAACAAAGTCCTTTGGAGATCCCACAGAAGCTCTGATCTATCTTCAGAATAATACTGTAGATATTATTTTCAGTGACGTTCAGATGCCTAAAATCAACGGAATGGAGCTTGTAAAATCACTATCAAATCCACCCATCATTATTTTTATTACAGCCCATCGTGATTTTGCGCTGGATGGCTTTGATAACGGAGCCACAGACTACCTTGTAAAACCGGTACGTTTTGATCGTTTTCTGAAAGCCATTAACAGAGCCAAAGATTATATCGCTCTAAAGCAGATTCCTTCAATCCAACAAGTCAATCCGGATAGAATATTTATAAAATCTGAAGGCAAACTCATTAAAATATTGCTGAGTGAAATCCTGTATGTTGAGGCTCAGGGTGACTATCTAAAAATTGTAATAGATTCTGCAACCTACACTACACAGGCAACCTTAAAATCCATGGAAGAAATTCTGACCTTACCCGGTTTCTTTCGTGTGCAGCGTTCATTTATATTGAATACAGAAGCTATAAGAAGTGTAAACGCTAATATGGTAGAACTTATCAATGGAAAAACAATATCAATAGCGCTGAATAAAAAAGATGAACTATTCAGTCTGTTAGGCATAAAATAG
- a CDS encoding heavy metal translocating P-type ATPase, whose translation MSSNSDCCSTKPQQQHNHQHNGDGHDHDHGHDHSHDNSEKTNFQLFLPAVISFVLLMVGIALDNYIKPEWFKGWVRIVLYVAAYIPVGLPVLKDAINSIRYSDFFSEFFLMSIATLGAFAIGEYPEGVAVMLFYSVGEVFQTMAVQRAKKNIKGLLDQRPDEITILENNIPKTIKAETAQVGQIIQLKPGEKLALDGELISESASFNTAALTGESKPDTKRKGEAVLAGMINLNSVSQVLIQKEYKDSKLSKILELVQNATSQKAPTELFIRKFAKVYTPIVVVLAIAICLLPYFFVQQYEFRDWLYRALIFLVISCPCALVISIPLGYFGGIGAGSKNGILFKGSNFLDALANIQNVVMDKTGTMTEGVFKVQTANIENGFDKDEILKYLNVIESKSTHPIATAVHEYVGEVDHSVVLENAEEIPGHGLKSTINGKDFLAGNFKLMDKFNIQYQVNHSAISDTLIAIAYGGQFAGYLSISDQIKPDAIKAVTELKKLNIKTTMLSGDKTAVVKEVAQKIGIENAFGDLLPEDKVEKVKAIKAQNETVAFIGDGVNDAPVVALSDVGMAMGGLGSDATIETADVVIQDDQPSKIPTAIRIGKETKKIVWQNIILAFAVKAIVLVLGAGGLATMWEAVFADVGVALLAILNAVRIQRMNF comes from the coding sequence ATGAGTTCAAATAGCGACTGCTGCAGCACAAAACCGCAGCAACAACACAATCATCAGCACAACGGGGATGGACATGATCACGATCATGGTCACGACCATTCTCATGATAATAGCGAGAAAACAAACTTCCAGTTATTTTTGCCAGCTGTGATTTCCTTCGTTCTGCTTATGGTAGGAATCGCATTGGACAATTATATAAAACCTGAATGGTTCAAAGGCTGGGTAAGAATTGTATTATATGTAGCAGCATATATTCCGGTAGGGCTTCCGGTACTAAAAGATGCAATAAACAGCATTAGATACAGCGATTTTTTTTCAGAGTTCTTTCTGATGAGTATTGCAACTCTTGGTGCTTTTGCTATCGGAGAATATCCTGAAGGCGTTGCCGTAATGCTTTTCTATTCTGTAGGCGAAGTATTCCAAACGATGGCTGTACAGAGAGCCAAAAAGAATATTAAAGGACTATTGGATCAGAGACCGGATGAAATTACGATTCTGGAAAACAATATTCCTAAGACTATTAAAGCCGAAACTGCACAGGTTGGGCAGATTATTCAGCTAAAACCAGGTGAAAAATTGGCATTGGACGGGGAACTGATTTCAGAAAGCGCATCTTTTAATACCGCTGCACTAACGGGTGAAAGTAAACCAGATACTAAAAGAAAAGGCGAAGCTGTACTTGCGGGAATGATCAATCTTAATTCGGTCTCTCAGGTACTGATTCAGAAAGAATATAAAGACAGTAAACTTTCCAAAATTCTGGAACTGGTACAAAATGCCACTTCTCAAAAAGCACCAACAGAATTGTTTATCCGGAAATTTGCTAAAGTATATACTCCAATTGTTGTCGTATTGGCTATTGCGATCTGTCTTTTACCTTACTTCTTTGTACAGCAATATGAATTCAGAGACTGGTTATACCGCGCATTGATATTCCTGGTTATTTCATGTCCTTGTGCCTTGGTTATTTCTATTCCTTTGGGATATTTCGGCGGAATTGGTGCCGGAAGTAAAAACGGAATCCTGTTTAAAGGTAGTAACTTCCTGGATGCATTAGCCAATATTCAGAATGTGGTAATGGACAAAACCGGAACAATGACAGAAGGTGTATTCAAAGTACAAACTGCAAATATTGAAAACGGATTTGATAAAGATGAGATTCTGAAATATCTGAATGTTATTGAAAGTAAATCTACACACCCTATTGCAACTGCTGTACATGAATATGTTGGTGAAGTAGACCATTCCGTAGTATTAGAAAATGCAGAAGAGATTCCGGGACACGGATTGAAATCTACAATCAACGGAAAAGATTTCCTTGCCGGTAACTTCAAGCTAATGGATAAATTCAATATCCAGTATCAGGTTAATCACTCTGCAATTTCCGATACATTAATCGCTATCGCTTACGGAGGACAGTTTGCAGGTTATCTGAGTATTTCGGACCAGATAAAGCCAGATGCAATAAAAGCTGTTACAGAACTTAAAAAACTCAATATAAAAACAACTATGTTGAGTGGTGATAAAACAGCCGTAGTAAAAGAAGTAGCACAAAAGATAGGAATTGAAAATGCTTTTGGCGATCTTTTACCTGAAGATAAAGTTGAGAAAGTAAAAGCCATAAAAGCACAAAATGAAACAGTTGCCTTCATCGGAGATGGAGTAAACGATGCTCCGGTTGTTGCCCTAAGTGATGTCGGAATGGCGATGGGCGGATTAGGCAGCGATGCTACAATTGAAACGGCAGACGTTGTTATTCAGGATGATCAACCTTCAAAAATTCCTACAGCCATCAGAATAGGAAAAGAGACTAAGAAAATCGTATGGCAGAATATTATACTGGCATTTGCCGTAAAAGCTATCGTACTTGTTCTTGGAGCAGGAGGTTTAGCTACTATGTGGGAGGCGGTATTCGCTGATGTTGGTGTAGCGCTGTTAGCTATTCTAAATGCAGTAAGAATCCAGAGAATGAATTTTTAA
- a CDS encoding HAD domain-containing protein: MKLFLDIDGVMVHANPHKQVEMEDDGFYKFNHKAVDALNSVDHTNIELVLSTSHRFRFNLSQWKHIFNKRGIKFDKISIINQDLNHKYSRKTEIEKWITDHHINSNDVIIIDDDKSLNGLPESLKTRLILTDPYIGLIDSKELKRILTEK, encoded by the coding sequence ATGAAACTTTTTTTAGACATTGACGGTGTAATGGTTCATGCCAATCCACATAAACAAGTGGAGATGGAAGATGATGGATTCTATAAATTCAATCATAAGGCTGTTGATGCCCTAAATTCAGTTGATCACACCAATATTGAATTAGTCCTTTCAACTTCCCATAGATTTAGATTTAACCTCAGCCAATGGAAACATATCTTTAATAAAAGAGGAATCAAATTTGATAAAATATCTATTATAAATCAAGATTTAAACCATAAATACTCCAGAAAAACAGAGATAGAAAAATGGATTACAGATCATCATATCAATTCGAATGATGTTATTATTATTGATGATGATAAATCATTAAATGGTCTACCAGAAAGTTTAAAAACGAGATTAATTCTAACTGATCCTTATATCGGATTAATCGATTCTAAGGAATTAAAAAGAATTTTGACCGAGAAATAA
- a CDS encoding sigma-54-dependent transcriptional regulator encodes MPGTILIIDDELKLLKLLGMILSQEKFSVKEASTARSAMTMLEQHDFDVVLSDVRLPDAFGVELVKAIKTKYPEKEVILMTAFGNISDAVQAMKNGAYDYLVKGDDNEKIIPLVYRALEKAKDNRSHNTIPVCKLKGLDQILGTAESILQAKKLAERVAHTDATVLLTGETGTGKEVFAHAIHETGSRSNKNFVAINCSAFSKEILESELFGHKQGSFTGAVRDKKGLVEEANDGTLFLDEIGEMPMDLQAKLLRVLETGEFIKMGETKVSTSNFRLIAATNRTLLEEVKQGNFREDLYFRLNVFEIHLPALRERKEDLKILAKNFIDVFSKKMNLISKVQVSEDYYKTLKKNNWQGNIRELRNTVERSLILMNNNILDADSLPLYSEQTSAETDSLSIKTLEKEHIQKVLQYTKGNKAEAARLLEIGIATLYRKLEEYQLR; translated from the coding sequence ATGCCGGGAACTATCCTCATCATTGACGACGAGCTGAAACTTCTGAAACTTCTGGGAATGATTCTTTCTCAGGAAAAATTCAGTGTAAAAGAAGCTTCGACTGCAAGATCAGCTATGACCATGCTGGAGCAGCACGATTTTGATGTTGTCCTGAGTGATGTCCGGCTTCCTGATGCATTTGGTGTAGAATTGGTAAAAGCCATTAAAACTAAGTATCCTGAAAAAGAAGTTATTTTGATGACTGCTTTTGGAAATATTTCTGATGCTGTGCAGGCAATGAAAAACGGTGCATACGATTATCTTGTAAAGGGAGATGATAACGAAAAAATTATTCCTCTTGTATACAGAGCGCTGGAAAAAGCAAAAGATAACAGATCCCATAATACAATTCCAGTATGTAAATTAAAAGGATTGGATCAGATCCTGGGAACTGCAGAATCTATTCTTCAGGCGAAAAAATTGGCGGAACGAGTTGCCCATACAGATGCTACCGTATTACTAACCGGGGAAACAGGAACCGGGAAAGAAGTATTTGCCCATGCTATCCATGAAACAGGAAGCCGAAGCAATAAAAACTTTGTTGCAATCAACTGTTCTGCTTTCAGCAAAGAGATTTTGGAGAGCGAACTGTTCGGACATAAACAAGGATCCTTCACCGGAGCTGTAAGAGACAAAAAGGGATTGGTAGAAGAAGCCAATGACGGCACATTATTTCTGGATGAGATTGGAGAAATGCCAATGGATCTACAGGCGAAATTGCTACGCGTACTGGAGACTGGAGAATTTATTAAAATGGGAGAAACGAAAGTATCGACCTCTAACTTCCGTCTTATCGCTGCTACCAACAGAACCCTTTTGGAAGAAGTAAAACAGGGAAATTTCAGAGAAGATTTATACTTCAGACTTAATGTCTTTGAAATTCATTTGCCGGCATTGCGTGAAAGAAAGGAAGACCTGAAAATTTTGGCCAAAAACTTTATCGATGTCTTCAGTAAAAAAATGAATCTGATTTCAAAAGTTCAGGTTTCCGAAGATTATTATAAAACCTTAAAGAAAAATAACTGGCAGGGAAATATTCGTGAGCTTAGAAACACTGTTGAAAGAAGTCTTATTCTGATGAATAACAATATTCTGGATGCCGACAGCCTTCCTCTATATTCAGAACAAACTTCTGCAGAAACAGATTCATTGAGTATTAAGACTCTTGAAAAAGAACACATCCAGAAAGTATTACAATATACCAAAGGTAATAAAGCTGAAGCTGCACGACTTTTAGAAATCGGTATAGCAACATTATATCGTAAGCTAGAGGAATACCAATTGAGATAA
- a CDS encoding potassium-transporting ATPase subunit F: MWSLFILSVLAFIYICYVLMKPEKF, encoded by the coding sequence ATGTGGAGTTTATTCATCCTTTCCGTTCTGGCATTCATTTACATCTGTTATGTGCTTATGAAGCCTGAAAAATTTTAA